TGTACTGGCGCGTGCAGAATTTCCAGAACAACGTCGGCGTCGTTCCGGTCAGCGCGGAAACTGGCGAAGGCGTCCCCGACTTGCTCACCGTGTTGATGGGACTCGCCCAGCGCTACATGCGCGAGGACATGGAAATCGACGTCACCGGGCCGGGCGCGGGAACCGTCCTCGAAGTCAAAGAGGAGAAAGGCTTCGGGACGACGCTCGACGTGGTGCTGTACGACGGCACCGTCGGCGCGGACGAAACCGTCGTCGTCGGTGGCAAGAACGCGCCAATCGTCACCGACGTTCGGGCACTGCTGAAACCGCGACCGCTCGCCGAGATTCGAACCGAAGACCGATTCGAAAAGGTCGATTCCATCGGTGCCGCCGCGGGTGTGAAAATCGCCGCTCCCGACTTGGACGACGCAATGGCGGGTGCGCCCGTCCGCGTCGTCCGCGACCGGGAAATCGAGGATGTTATCGAGGAAGTCGAAGCCGAACTCGCGGAAGTCGAGGTCAGCACCGCAGAAGAGGGCGTCGTCGTCAAAGCCGACACGCTCGGAAGCCTCGAAGCGATGGTCAGCACGCTCAAAGAAGAAGAAATTCCGGTCATGCTCGCCGAAGTCGGCGACGTTGCACCGCGCGACATCCGATTTGCGACGACGGCGGACGAGCCGAAACACCGGACAATTCTGGCGTTCAACGTCGATACGCTCGCCGAAGCGGGAGATGAAGCCGACCAGCGAGATATTCGACTGTTCGACAGCGACGTCATCTACCAACTCATCGAAGAGTACGAGGAGTACGTGGACGAGATGGAGCGCGCTCAGCAGAAAACCGTCCTCGACAACATCACTCGCCCGTCTCGATTCCAAATCCTACAAGACCACGTGTTCCGGCAGAACAACCCCGCGGTGGTTGGCGTCGAAGTCCTGTCCGGAACCGTGAAAAACAACTCCTTTGTCGCCAAGTTCGAAGGGAACGAACCGAAGCGCGTCGGCACCATCAAAGGGATTCAAGAGCAGGGCGAGGACGTGGACGAGGCCCGCGCAGGAACACGGGTCAGCGTCGCTATCGACGGCCCGACTGTCGGTCGCCAAATCGAGGAAGGCGACGAACTCTGGATCGACCTGCCGGAAAAACACGCGAAAATTTTGGAACAGGAACTCTCCGACGACATTCCGGGCGACGAACTCGAAGCGCTCCGGATGTATCTCGACAAACAGCGAAAGCGCGACCCCTTCTGGGGCAAGTAATTTTTTAATCGCTTGTCGCGTGATTCCACGACGGAGGGATGAAGAATGAGCGTACGCAGCCGATATGAGAGTCGCATCGCTCGCAAGTCGGTTTCGTACTACGACCTCGTGTCACTTCTCCTTCCGGTTATCGTCGTCGGCGGTTTCGCCGTCAGCCTGCTCACTGCAGTTCCGAAAACTATCGGAACGATGCTGACGGGATTCGCGTCGTCGCTGGTCGTCGGCGATGCGGTGTTCAAACGCCCGCCTATCGGGCGGTCGGAGTAATCTTGTCTTCGACTGCCTGTTTTACTTGGAGTACGGCACTCGCGGCTAATCCACGAGCAACTTCGTCACGTTCCTCTGCGTCGATGAGTTCGTCATCCAGTTCGTCGTTGTCGGGTTCGAATCCGGCGCTGACGATGTGGCCGACCGGTGGTTGAACAGAGACAGTCGCTTGCGGCCCTGTTGCACCGTTCGTCACCTGCGACCCGATGACGTACTCGTCGGGAAGGAACTGCCGAGTCAGCGTGGCAATGTCGGTCACACTGTCTCGAAGCGCGCGCGTCTGTTCGGAAGAGAGTTCGACGACATCGGCAGACGCACGCTGTCCGGCCTGCGTCACGTCGGGTGTACCAGCGTAGGGAGTATTTCCATTCATGCGGTCTGCTACCCTTTGATAAGGTTGTCCGCCGTATAAACCCGTCGTCCCCGGAAACTAACAAATCGGCTCGCTCTCGCCGTACACCGCGAGGACGACAGCCGTGACGTAGGTGCCGGGTTCGGCGTTCTCTGTTACGGTTTTCACGGCTTCGTCGGAAAACTCCCAGTCGCGGAGTTTTCGCCCTGCTTCCAATCCCGCTCGAACTCGTTCCTCGATTTCCTCCGCGTCGGTTTCGCCCGCGGCCTCGTAGAAGAGTCCGGGGCCGTCGCTTTCCGTCCAACCCAGTCCTGCCGAAACGTGGCCCGGCCCGGGACGCGTTGCGCGCGCTTCCACTACGGTCAGGCGATTTCCGGCCGGACCGAGGTCGGGCGCGGTGCCGACTGCTTCGACCGGCGTGTCGGCCGGAATGACAGACGAGACGGAGACGAGATTGTAGTTGTGGACGTTCGCGTCCGCGAGCGCCGCGTCGTAGGACGACATCTTCGTCGGCCCGCTCGCGGTTCCCCAGACGACCCGAATCGTGCTCATGCACGGGGATCGGATACTCGTGGGAAAGGGTCTGTCGATTCTAGCAGGATGTGGGTTTGGGTGGCGTGTTGCAGATGTATTCTGTGTAGAAACAGCGAACCACGTTCGCTGTACTGTGACTGGTTCTGATTACGTGACGATAGCTACCGCTGGGCGCAAGCCACGCCCTCGCTCCGTTAGTCACTCGTGACTTCTGCGGCTATCACTCCCTCAAAACCCGTTTCAGCGTCTCGAAAAGCAGAACAATCAACTACGTTCAGAAAAATCACGAAACTATCTTCGCTACTCGAAGTCGCGGCGCATGGCGATTTCGAACCACGGGCAGAGTCGCAGTTGGCGGTACCAACGCGGATTCTCGTACAGGCGCTCGTAGGGCACCCACATTAGGCCGCCGACTTCCTCTTCGACGGGGTCGAGGGAGGTGTCCGTCAGCGTGAGTTTCAGAACTGCACAGACCTCGTGTTCGACGCCTTCCTGGGGGTAGTAGCGCTTGTACTCGAACTTGTCCGTCTGCCGTAGGTCGTCGTACTGGTCGGGCGAGATACCGAGTTCGTCTTCGAGACGCTGGCGTGTGGCCTCCTCCTGCGATTGGCCGGGATTCGGGTGGGAGGCGACGGTGCCGTCCCAGTAGGTGTCCCAGAGGCGCTTGGTCGGCGCGCGCTGAGCCAGCAGGATGTTGTCGTCCTCGTCGAAGATGAGCGCGGTGAACGCCCGGTGTCGGATGCCGTCGCCCGTGTGGGCTTCGAGGCGGTTGACGATTTCCAAATTGTTGTCGTCGGCGTCCACGGCGACGACCGATTTGCGGGCGTTTTTGTGGGTTTCACCGGACTCTTCGCTTGCGGCATCACCGGACGGATTGGTGGCGCTGTCAGCACTCATACCGCTATAGAGAACCATCCGTTTCAAACGTTCTTCGGAACACGTCCACAGATGGGTCGTTCGCGCTCTTCGATTTCTGTTACGAGTCGCACCATTTACGTTCGCGCGATTCTGACAGTCCAACGATGACCGACGCGGCCACCACCAGGGACGACTACTCCGGATTGCTCGGCGCGTTTCGCTACAGCTTCCGGGCGAGCGATTCGCGGACGTTCCGCCTTTACGTCCTCGTCAGTTTCGTCCTCGGCTTTCTCTTCGCGCTCATCTTCCTCTTCGCGCTCATCTTCTGGTTCGTGGAGACGCTCGGCCACTCCGCGTTCGACACCTCCTCGAACGCCTTCCTCGGCGTCGTGGCGCTGTTCGTCCTCGGCCCGTTGTTTGCGCCCGTCCTGTTCGTCGCGCGCCGACACCGCCGCGGCGAAGCGGCCATCCCCAACTACGACACCCTGCTCGCACTCGGCGGATTCTTGTTCCTCGCGTCGCTCTACGCCGGACTCATCATTACGGTTCCGCCGGAGTACCAGTCCGCCGACGCTGGCGCAATCGGGTCGTTCCTCTACTCGCTTCCGCAGTTGTTCGGCCTCGTCCCGCCGCTCGTCTCCGGCCTGCTGATTTTCGTCCTCCATCGAATTGCTCGATAACACCGACGATGTTCTGTTCCGGAGCGCAATCCGGAAAAGGCCCGCCGACCTATCCTCGTCTATGACAGAAAAGACGAGCACGTTCCTCGTCACGCATGCAGAGGAAGAATCGGCGGTGCTGAAGGACGTTCACGACGGGCAGGTTCACACCCTCTCGGAAAATCCCGGCGTCGAAACTGACGACGCCGTAGACGCCACGGTCGCCGCCGAACCGCCGATGGAGATGACGTGGGAAGTGGTGGACATCGACGACCAGCGACCACTCAGGGTTCACGAGAGCGAGGAACCACCCACGGTACACGAGCGCGACATCGCCGCGGAACAGGAGGTCGGCGACCTCGAACGAACCGAACGCGCCGGAATCGGCGAAATTCACGTCCTCTCGGTGTCGGCAGAGGAAACTGAAACCGCCGTGAGCGACGTGCTGGACGACGAAGGGACCCTTGCACGTGCGGCCCGACTCGGCGTGAACCGCGTCGAAATCCGGTCGGAGGACGGCGTGGTGAGCGTTCGGTATTTGCCGTGAAAGGCAGAAATTCTATCGTTAGGTGCTTCCGCTGACGCCGCGAATCGCGCCACAGTGGAGGCAGTCCCAGACGGGTTTGGAGCCCAAAAATCCGCCAGCGGATGCGTCGCTCTTCGCCAGTTTATCGACTTCGTTACCGCAATTAGGGAACTGGGACATGTAGTGTATTTTTATTTTGCCACTATAATCATATTCTAACCGTGTCTTCACCGGAACGCTACGACGTCCCAAAACTGCCCGAAAACAGCGTCCTCGACTTGGAGGACTATCTCGCCATGCAGAGAGCAATCGGCGAGAAATCACGCTACAGAATCCTCGCGGAACTCCTCCGCGAGGGCGAGATGAGTGCGACCGAACTCGTTGACGCACTCGAAATGAAATCGAACACCCTTCATTACCATCTGGACGAACTCGTTGCTGTCGGATTGGTCGCAAACAGAAAGCGAAAAGAGCGCGGCGCTGACGGCCTCTACTCCTATTATGTCGCCACCTCACTTGGTAGTGCAGTCATGCAACACGGCATCGGCGAACTCATCCGCGAGGAACACGACATCCGCAGTCGCTACAGCTAATCTTTTCTACCTGACTCAGAAACCCTCTCGTATGGCAATGCAACCGCACCTGCTCGTAGACGAGGGCGACTTGAACGACATCGCGCTGATTCCCGGCGACCCGGGCCGGGTTGACCGAATCGCAAAGCAGTGCGATTCCTCGGACGTCGTCTCCGAGAACCGCGAGTACAAAATCGTCAACGCGGAGTATGAGGGCGTTCCCCTGACGATTTGCTCGACCGGTATCGGCTGTCCCTCCGCGACCATCGCCATCGAGGAGATGGAGGCAGTCGGCGTCGAAACCGTGATTCGCGTCGGCACGACCGGCGCGCTTCAGAAGAACATCGAAATCGGCGACATGGTCGTCGCCACGGGTGCGGCCAAGGACGAGGGGACGACCCGACGCTACGAGAAGGACACCTACCCGGCGGTGCCGGAGTACAACGTCCTCTCCGCGCTGGTCGATTCCGCGGAAGCCAACGACGAAGACGTTCACGTCGGGCCGATTGCATCCGACGACGCCTTCTACGCCGAAACCGACGAGTACGTCTCGGATTGGGAAGACGCGAACATCCTCTCCGTCGAGATGGAAGCGGCCGCGGTGTTCTCCGTCGCCCGCCGGAAGGGAATGCGCTCCGGAGCCATCTGTACGGTTGACGGCAACCTCGTGAAGGGTACCCAGAAGGGCACCGATACCGAGGACGACGAACTGCCCGAAAAAGCGAAAAACAACGTCGAGCGAGCGATTCGAATCTCGCTGGACGCAGTCGTCTCGCTGTCGGAGTAACCGCCGGATTCGAGCGACTCTA
The window above is part of the Haladaptatus cibarius D43 genome. Proteins encoded here:
- the infB gene encoding translation initiation factor IF-2 — translated: MSDTDSHETETPSLRTPIVAVLGHVDHGKTSLLDKIRGSTVIEGEAGAITQHIGATAVPLDIVSKVAGKLVNPDDFDLPGLLFIDTPGHHSFTTLRSRGGALADIAILVVDVNDGFQPQTEEAINILAQSQTPFVVAANKIDTTPGWNPNPDSPIKATYDAQSDRARSMLDQNLYELIGELSDAGFSADLYWRVQNFQNNVGVVPVSAETGEGVPDLLTVLMGLAQRYMREDMEIDVTGPGAGTVLEVKEEKGFGTTLDVVLYDGTVGADETVVVGGKNAPIVTDVRALLKPRPLAEIRTEDRFEKVDSIGAAAGVKIAAPDLDDAMAGAPVRVVRDREIEDVIEEVEAELAEVEVSTAEEGVVVKADTLGSLEAMVSTLKEEEIPVMLAEVGDVAPRDIRFATTADEPKHRTILAFNVDTLAEAGDEADQRDIRLFDSDVIYQLIEEYEEYVDEMERAQQKTVLDNITRPSRFQILQDHVFRQNNPAVVGVEVLSGTVKNNSFVAKFEGNEPKRVGTIKGIQEQGEDVDEARAGTRVSVAIDGPTVGRQIEEGDELWIDLPEKHAKILEQELSDDIPGDELEALRMYLDKQRKRDPFWGK
- a CDS encoding DUF5811 family protein, yielding MNGNTPYAGTPDVTQAGQRASADVVELSSEQTRALRDSVTDIATLTRQFLPDEYVIGSQVTNGATGPQATVSVQPPVGHIVSAGFEPDNDELDDELIDAEERDEVARGLAASAVLQVKQAVEDKITPTAR
- a CDS encoding pyruvoyl-dependent arginine decarboxylase; this encodes MSTIRVVWGTASGPTKMSSYDAALADANVHNYNLVSVSSVIPADTPVEAVGTAPDLGPAGNRLTVVEARATRPGPGHVSAGLGWTESDGPGLFYEAAGETDAEEIEERVRAGLEAGRKLRDWEFSDEAVKTVTENAEPGTYVTAVVLAVYGESEPIC
- a CDS encoding NUDIX hydrolase — encoded protein: MSADSATNPSGDAASEESGETHKNARKSVVAVDADDNNLEIVNRLEAHTGDGIRHRAFTALIFDEDDNILLAQRAPTKRLWDTYWDGTVASHPNPGQSQEEATRQRLEDELGISPDQYDDLRQTDKFEYKRYYPQEGVEHEVCAVLKLTLTDTSLDPVEEEVGGLMWVPYERLYENPRWYRQLRLCPWFEIAMRRDFE
- a CDS encoding DUF5812 family protein, with protein sequence MTEKTSTFLVTHAEEESAVLKDVHDGQVHTLSENPGVETDDAVDATVAAEPPMEMTWEVVDIDDQRPLRVHESEEPPTVHERDIAAEQEVGDLERTERAGIGEIHVLSVSAEETETAVSDVLDDEGTLARAARLGVNRVEIRSEDGVVSVRYLP
- a CDS encoding ArsR/SmtB family transcription factor; translated protein: MSSPERYDVPKLPENSVLDLEDYLAMQRAIGEKSRYRILAELLREGEMSATELVDALEMKSNTLHYHLDELVAVGLVANRKRKERGADGLYSYYVATSLGSAVMQHGIGELIREEHDIRSRYS
- a CDS encoding nucleoside phosphorylase, whose amino-acid sequence is MAMQPHLLVDEGDLNDIALIPGDPGRVDRIAKQCDSSDVVSENREYKIVNAEYEGVPLTICSTGIGCPSATIAIEEMEAVGVETVIRVGTTGALQKNIEIGDMVVATGAAKDEGTTRRYEKDTYPAVPEYNVLSALVDSAEANDEDVHVGPIASDDAFYAETDEYVSDWEDANILSVEMEAAAVFSVARRKGMRSGAICTVDGNLVKGTQKGTDTEDDELPEKAKNNVERAIRISLDAVVSLSE